A stretch of the Sulfurimonas sp. HSL-1656 genome encodes the following:
- a CDS encoding dicarboxylate/amino acid:cation symporter, which produces MNRLRAAFASTNGQILAGIVLGALFGAFLPELALAQRVIGQMFVALLKMLVVPLVFASIFVAIAGLGTLHHLKHMGLRTIGLYLLTTALSVLLAIVVMNIVGIGEAVSAEGVAFAQAHEIKPFSFEAMLLGFIPTNVFASLTNGAMMQVIVFSILFAIASLYLSDHHQGLMLDFFTGVNNAMLKMAEWVIKLTPIGVFSLIAYVIADEGVDVILGLWKYMLVVIGVILLHGLLTLPFLVAFFARINPYHYMGRVKEAILLAFSTASSAATLPVSIEVSEHKGGVRRESAGFVLPLGATVSMDGTAAYLVVAVLYIATLAGVELSLGDQVLLGVTVVALSVGVAALPSASLVMMVVILNQIGLPADYIGLIVAVDRVLDMFRTALNVTSDLMVTKIVDVTTRKAALEASA; this is translated from the coding sequence GTGAACCGCCTTCGTGCGGCGTTTGCGTCGACGAACGGACAGATACTGGCCGGTATCGTGCTCGGAGCGCTCTTCGGCGCTTTCTTACCCGAACTTGCCCTGGCACAGCGGGTGATCGGCCAGATGTTCGTCGCGCTGCTGAAGATGCTCGTCGTCCCCCTGGTCTTTGCGAGTATCTTCGTCGCCATTGCCGGATTGGGGACGCTGCATCACCTTAAGCATATGGGGCTTCGCACGATCGGGCTCTACCTGCTTACGACAGCACTTTCCGTCCTGCTGGCGATCGTCGTCATGAACATTGTCGGTATCGGGGAAGCGGTCTCCGCAGAAGGGGTCGCGTTCGCGCAGGCGCACGAGATCAAACCTTTCTCTTTCGAGGCGATGCTGCTTGGCTTCATCCCGACGAACGTCTTCGCATCGCTCACGAACGGGGCGATGATGCAGGTGATCGTCTTCTCCATCCTCTTCGCGATCGCCAGCCTCTACCTCAGCGACCACCACCAGGGACTGATGCTCGACTTCTTTACCGGGGTCAACAATGCCATGCTCAAGATGGCCGAATGGGTCATCAAGTTGACGCCCATCGGCGTCTTCAGCCTCATCGCCTACGTGATCGCAGACGAGGGGGTGGACGTCATTCTCGGGCTTTGGAAATATATGCTTGTCGTAATCGGCGTGATCCTGCTACACGGGCTGCTGACCCTGCCGTTCCTCGTCGCTTTCTTTGCACGTATCAACCCCTACCATTATATGGGAAGGGTGAAAGAGGCGATTCTGCTCGCCTTTTCCACAGCCTCCAGTGCGGCGACGCTGCCGGTCTCCATCGAGGTGAGCGAGCATAAAGGCGGGGTGCGGCGGGAAAGCGCCGGTTTCGTGCTGCCGCTGGGCGCGACAGTCTCTATGGACGGGACGGCGGCCTACCTGGTCGTGGCCGTGCTCTATATCGCGACCCTGGCCGGTGTGGAGCTCTCTTTGGGCGACCAGGTGCTGCTAGGGGTGACCGTCGTGGCCCTCTCCGTCGGCGTCGCGGCGCTGCCGAGCGCCTCGCTGGTGATGATGGTCGTCATATTAAACCAGATCGGGCTTCCGGCGGACTATATCGGCCTTATCGTCGCCGTCGACCGGGTGCTCGACATGTTCCGCACTGCCCTCAATGTCACCTCGGACCTGATGGTGACGAAGATCGTCGATGTCACAACGCGCAAAGCGGCACTGGAAGCGTCGGCCTGA
- a CDS encoding energy transducer TonB, whose protein sequence is MSRSTAALIIAVLFHLLILMLFLLLGFIFVTEPVEPKLQEHRIKVALKERPKAKENAALPNKRPPTEKVPPMPKGKQLEKLPNSQPLPQPQQQLPVAQPTPVKPQQKIPTPTKIAEPQERVAKTEPLPPEKPYIPFMKAPEPKTVEDNATTVPTKHKNLFAKLSQKQKNVESKASAASASAKRESRIPDDIREAYGDAFGKLSAGEQKYLLDNQEIMRRLTQTQLNATGSTMIPNNMRVNDYNIVEFYLHPDGRMTDFRTVRNSGFFLLDEVTKETIESVYWKYPRPEQKTLVRYKFGYYLRGY, encoded by the coding sequence ATGAGCCGAAGTACCGCCGCCCTGATCATTGCCGTACTCTTCCACCTGCTCATCCTGATGCTTTTCCTCCTGCTGGGCTTCATTTTCGTCACCGAACCGGTCGAGCCGAAACTCCAGGAGCACCGGATCAAGGTCGCGCTCAAAGAGCGCCCGAAAGCCAAAGAGAACGCCGCGCTCCCGAACAAGCGCCCCCCGACGGAAAAAGTCCCGCCGATGCCGAAGGGCAAGCAGCTTGAAAAGCTTCCCAACTCCCAGCCGTTACCGCAGCCCCAGCAGCAGCTCCCCGTTGCCCAGCCGACGCCGGTCAAACCGCAGCAGAAGATCCCGACGCCGACAAAGATCGCCGAGCCGCAGGAACGGGTTGCCAAAACCGAACCACTCCCGCCGGAAAAGCCCTACATCCCTTTTATGAAAGCACCTGAGCCGAAAACGGTCGAGGACAATGCGACCACGGTGCCGACAAAGCATAAGAACCTCTTTGCCAAACTGTCGCAGAAACAGAAGAACGTCGAAAGCAAAGCCTCTGCCGCGTCCGCTTCCGCCAAACGCGAAAGCCGCATCCCGGACGATATCCGCGAGGCGTACGGCGATGCGTTCGGGAAACTGAGTGCAGGGGAACAGAAGTACCTGCTCGACAACCAGGAGATCATGCGCCGCCTCACCCAGACCCAGCTCAACGCTACCGGCAGCACGATGATCCCCAACAACATGCGCGTCAACGACTACAACATCGTCGAGTTCTATCTCCACCCTGACGGCCGTATGACCGATTTCCGCACCGTACGCAACAGCGGTTTCTTCCTGCTCGACGAAGTGACGAAGGAGACAATCGAATCGGTCTATTGGAAATACCCGCGCCCGGAGCAGAAGACCCTGGTACGCTATAAATTCGGCTACTACCTGCGCGGCTATTAA